A stretch of Verrucomicrobiota bacterium DNA encodes these proteins:
- a CDS encoding MCE family protein, with translation MKNTLETRLGIFFALALIAATLILEMVGGTDFFKRGSTVRARFNSVQELKEGDPVKMAGVQIGRVETIALADNKVEVVMKLTRRDQVRTDSKATIKFVGLLGQHYVAIDFGTQAAPLATADTLLQSIEPVDMSTIMVKLDSVATGVENLTKSFGGDTIQNLLGPFTDFLKENRPKLSAALDNLTNISTQIAKGEGTIGRLIYDDTLHQSALNTLTNFNRTADDLRGTIAEARGVVDQVNAGAGTLGKLVKDETLYRETASAMTQAREILQKINQGQGSVGKLVNDESLFKNVKLTLQKVEKATEGLEDQGPLSVLGIVVNSLF, from the coding sequence ATGAAAAACACACTCGAAACTCGTCTGGGAATCTTCTTCGCCCTCGCGCTCATCGCCGCGACTCTGATCTTGGAAATGGTCGGCGGCACCGATTTCTTCAAGCGCGGCTCCACCGTCCGCGCCCGCTTCAACAGCGTCCAGGAGCTTAAAGAGGGCGACCCCGTCAAAATGGCCGGCGTCCAGATCGGCCGCGTCGAAACAATCGCCCTGGCCGACAACAAAGTGGAAGTCGTCATGAAACTGACGCGGCGCGATCAGGTCCGCACCGACAGCAAAGCGACCATCAAATTCGTCGGCTTGCTCGGCCAGCATTACGTGGCCATCGATTTCGGCACCCAGGCCGCGCCGCTGGCCACGGCCGACACGCTCCTGCAATCCATCGAGCCGGTCGATATGAGCACGATCATGGTCAAGCTGGACAGCGTCGCCACCGGCGTGGAAAACCTGACCAAAAGTTTCGGCGGCGACACGATTCAGAACTTGCTCGGCCCGTTCACGGATTTCTTGAAAGAGAACCGACCGAAGCTTTCCGCCGCGCTTGATAATCTCACCAACATTTCCACCCAGATCGCCAAAGGGGAGGGTACGATTGGCCGGCTGATTTACGATGACACGCTCCATCAATCCGCGTTGAACACGCTGACCAACTTCAACCGCACGGCCGACGACCTCCGGGGCACGATTGCCGAGGCGCGAGGCGTGGTGGATCAAGTCAACGCCGGCGCCGGCACGCTGGGCAAACTGGTCAAGGACGAGACGCTCTATCGCGAGACCGCGTCCGCCATGACGCAGGCTCGCGAGATTCTCCAGAAGATCAACCAGGGCCAGGGGTCCGTGGGCAAGCTCGTCAACGACGAGAGCCTCTTCAAAAACGTGAAACTCACCTTGCAGAAGGTCGAGAAAGCCACCGAAGGCCTGGAAGACCAGGGCCCGCTCAGCGTGCTCGGAATCGTCGTGAACAGCCTGTTTTGA
- a CDS encoding type II secretion system protein has protein sequence MKTAGHAIRRNPAFTLIELLVVIAVIAMLASLLLPALFKAKEGARSAKCKSNMRQVTYGLLMYVGDHSDYFPWAGGVDRDLPEDWMFGGQPDPQTVNPRNWENPPLTHGFHAEAGSAFSYVTGLPIHRLPGNRVDLSHTNTYEIYRCPSTGKPGKALRVNYSVNSLIDGIEYPPRGVLLSRVPSPVTKTLLFNEDPKTMDNASFRPGGSAAGGNFVMHSGRINVVFIDGHIEQIKHQRVLDIQWGANVDVYFTPYR, from the coding sequence ATGAAAACCGCAGGGCACGCCATCCGCCGGAATCCGGCATTCACGCTCATCGAACTGCTCGTCGTCATCGCGGTCATCGCCATGCTCGCGAGCCTGCTTTTGCCGGCGCTTTTCAAAGCCAAAGAAGGCGCGCGGTCCGCGAAGTGCAAGAGCAACATGCGCCAGGTCACGTACGGATTGCTCATGTACGTCGGCGACCATTCGGATTATTTCCCCTGGGCCGGCGGGGTGGATCGCGATCTGCCCGAAGACTGGATGTTCGGCGGCCAGCCCGATCCGCAAACGGTCAACCCGCGCAATTGGGAGAACCCGCCGCTCACCCATGGATTCCATGCCGAGGCAGGTTCCGCGTTCAGTTACGTCACCGGACTTCCGATCCATCGGTTGCCCGGCAACCGCGTGGACTTGAGCCACACGAACACCTACGAGATTTATCGGTGTCCAAGCACCGGAAAGCCGGGGAAGGCGTTGCGCGTGAATTACAGCGTCAACAGTCTGATCGACGGAATCGAGTATCCGCCGCGCGGCGTGCTCCTCTCTCGCGTGCCGAGTCCCGTGACGAAGACGCTGTTGTTCAACGAAGATCCCAAAACGATGGACAACGCCAGCTTTCGGCCGGGCGGCAGCGCGGCCGGAGGCAATTTTGTCATGCACAGCGGCCGCATTAACGTCGTGTTCATCGACGGCCACATCGAACAGATCAAGCACCAGCGCGTCCTGGATATTCAGTGGGGCGCGAACGTGGACGTTTATTTTACGCCGTACAGGTAA
- a CDS encoding ATP-binding cassette domain-containing protein, whose translation MSDATLTQKGIGVRVRGLRKSFNGQTVLQGIDLDVAPGEIFVIMGPSGSGKSVLLKHIIGLEEPDQGEILVEGEPIQSETVRDKYRLAMVFQSGALLNSLTVGENVGLFLSEHRLKPQSEIDRIVSEKLALVDLQGLESRSPSELSGGMKKRAAIARALAMDPQLILYDEPTSELDPLMAVTIAEEILKLKQRMHVTSIVVSHDRDLAFSVADRIAMIHQGKILAIGVPAEIKRNSDPLIQKFLTAEFSPEKMIL comes from the coding sequence ATGAGCGACGCGACTCTCACCCAGAAAGGCATTGGCGTCCGCGTGCGCGGGCTGCGCAAAAGCTTTAACGGCCAGACGGTGCTCCAGGGAATTGACCTGGACGTCGCCCCGGGAGAAATCTTTGTCATCATGGGGCCAAGCGGAAGCGGCAAATCCGTTTTGCTCAAACACATCATCGGTCTCGAGGAACCGGATCAAGGCGAGATTCTGGTCGAAGGCGAGCCGATTCAGTCCGAGACCGTCCGGGACAAATACCGCCTGGCCATGGTATTCCAGTCGGGCGCTCTCCTGAACTCACTCACCGTCGGAGAAAACGTCGGCCTCTTTTTGAGCGAACATCGCCTCAAGCCCCAGTCCGAAATCGACCGCATCGTTTCGGAGAAACTCGCACTCGTCGATCTCCAGGGGCTGGAGTCGCGCTCTCCGAGCGAACTTTCGGGCGGAATGAAGAAACGCGCCGCCATTGCGCGCGCCCTCGCCATGGACCCGCAATTGATCCTTTACGATGAACCGACGAGCGAACTGGACCCCCTCATGGCCGTGACGATCGCGGAAGAGATTCTGAAGCTCAAACAGCGCATGCACGTCACCTCCATCGTCGTGTCGCACGACCGCGACCTCGCGTTCAGCGTGGCCGACCGCATCGCCATGATTCACCAGGGCAAAATCCTGGCTATCGGGGTTCCCGCCGAAATCAAAAGGAATTCCGATCCGTTAATCCAAAAATTTCTGACCGCTGAATTCAGTCCGGAGAAAATGATATTATGA